The sequence ATCCGGATTCCGCGGAGGCGATTTTCTGCGAGAAAGGTATCCCGCACACCACCTGCGATCTGGTGGTGATCGCACTCAGGGAAGCGGGGTCAGGCCTGCTAAAGTGCCTCGATATCCTGATGGTGGCGGAGACGAACCTGGATTTTGCATACGCCTTGCTTCCTGGGCCGGATGGCCGGGCGCTGCTGGCGATGCACGTGGAGGATTACGATTTCGCAACCTCCGTGCTGAACCGCAGCGGCTTCCGGCTGATGTATGAGGAAGATCTGGTGAGGTGAGGCGGCTCAGTTCCGCGCGCCGGGGAGCTTAGCGGGATCCACTGTTTCTGGCTCCTGGATCGCTGGCTGCTTGCGCGACTTTTTCAGCGAAGCCAGCCATGCCACGAGATCGCGGGTCTCCGAGGGTTGGAGCAGCAGCGCCATGGGCGGCATCGCGGAAACGGGCGGGGTGAAGGATGCGATGTCGCTGCGTTTCGCGCGCAGCGTTTTTTCCGGGGTGGAAATGTCCAGGTATTCCGGCGTTTCCGCGACGAGGTTGCCTCCCAGGCTGGCTCCGTTTTTGAATGTCACTGAGGTGATGCCATAGCCGGGCGCGACGACAGCGCCTGGATTCACGATGGCTTCCAAAAGGTAGCGGCGGTCATGGAGCCCGCCTATCCCTGAAAGGTTGGGGCCGGCATCACCGCCTCCGGAGTGGCCGCTCTCCTCAGCCTTGTGGCAGCGCATGCACTGGCCGCCGGGGTGGGAGGCGAAAGGGAGGGCGCCCTTCGCCACATCCCCACCCTTCAGGGACACGTTGTATTTCGCAAGCGGATCATCGCTGCTCTCAATGGCTTTTTCGAAGGCGGAGAGTGCTGTGGTCACGGCGGGATCCTTGCGGGTGGCGGCGGCGGCAAGGAGTTCGATGGCGCTGGGCGAAATGCCGTCCGCCTCCCTCAGCGAGCCCAGGTTCTTGGCGATGAAAGCTGCCGTTTCCTCG comes from Akkermansiaceae bacterium and encodes:
- a CDS encoding acetolactate synthase; the encoded protein is MDQEFENDGAAVADNGTPVRQFSVMLPNRAGALASLVKLLRSSAIEVIGLSVQDSRDATVARLVLSDPDSAEAIFCEKGIPHTTCDLVVIALREAGSGLLKCLDILMVAETNLDFAYALLPGPDGRALLAMHVEDYDFATSVLNRSGFRLMYEEDLVR